In the genome of Cinclus cinclus chromosome 35, bCinCin1.1, whole genome shotgun sequence, one region contains:
- the LOC134055789 gene encoding uncharacterized protein LOC134055789: TPPRCPQCPPAVPNPPRCPQPVPPVPNPPISQMSPLSQMSPMSPTPVNVPIIPKSHVLNVPKVSSTSPNIPNVPNPMSPG; this comes from the exons accccccccaggtgtccccagtgtccccccgctgtccccaacccccccaggtgtccccaaccc gttCCTCC tgtccccaaccccccaaTATCCCAAATGTCTCCgctgtcccaaatgtccccaatgtccccaacccCTGTCAACGTCCCCATTATCCCCAAATCCCACGTCCTCAACGTCCCCAAAGTGTCCTCAACGTCCCCAAA catccccaatgtccccaacccGATGTCACCTGGATGA